The genomic region TTGTCGAGGAAGTAGCGGTCATGGGTGACGATCAGGATCGCGCCGGGATAGTTGCGCAGATGGCCTTCGAGCCAGGCGACCGTCTCGGCGTCGAGATGGTTGGTGGGCTCGTCCAGCAGCAAGAGTTCCGGCTGCTGCAGCAGCAGGCGGCACAGCGCCACGCGGCGGCGCTCGCCGCCCGAGAGCGTCTCGACGCCGGCGTCGTCGGGCGGGCAGCGCAGCGCTTCCATCGCCTGGTCGATCTGGCTGTCGAGGTCCCACAGGTTCTTGGCGTCGATCTCGTCCTGCAGGCGGGTCATCTCGTCCGCCGTCTCGTCCGAGTAGTTCATGGCGACTTCGTTGTAGCGGTCGAGGATCGCCTTCTTGGCGGCGACGCCGTCCATGACGTTCTCGCGCACGGTCTTGGCGGGGTCGAGCTGCGGCTCCTGCGAGAGATAGCCGACGCGCGCGCCCTCGGCCACCCAGCCGTCGCCGGTGAACTCCTTGTCGATGCCCGCCATGATCCGGAGCAGCGTCGATTTGCCCGAGCCGTTGACGCCGAGCACGCCGATCTTGGCATCGGGGTAGAAGGAGAGGTTGACGTTCTCCAGCACCTTCTTGCCGCCGGGATAGGTCTTGTTGAGACCCTGCATGTGATAGACAAACTGATAGGAGGCCATCGCCGCGCCCTGCCGTACTGGTGTTTCGAGGATTGGGCCGGTGTGTACCCGAGGGGGCGCGGCCGGGCAAGGCGCCTGGGGGCAGGATTGCGGGATGACGGTCGGGGATAACAACGATCGGGCGAGGCGGGACCGTTGTCGGCGAAGGCGCGACGCCTGGGCCTCCCCTCCCCCTTGTGGGGAGGGGTAAGGGGCTGGGGGTCGTGTAGGATAGGACGCGACACCGGTCGAAGGGCATCAGGCGTTGTTCTGATCCGTCGAGGCGGGCGTCACGACCCCCACCCCTAACCCCTCCCCACAAGGGGGAGGGGAAAAGCCGGCGTCGCGGGCGATGCATCATGCTGCCCAGTCCCCTCAGATATCATCCCTTATGCAAGCCTTCAGGTGCCCCTCTCCCACCACCCGCAGCGGCGGCACCGTCTCGGCGCAGGCGGCGATCGCCGCGGGGCAGCGGGTGCGGAAGACGCAGCCGGACGGCGGGCTCGCCGGGCTCGGGATGTCGCCGCGCAGGACCTGGCGCTCGCGCGGGCGGTCGAGGTCGGGGGACGGGATCGCCGACAGGAGCGCCCTGGTATAAGGGTGCTGCGGCGTGGCGTAGAGCGCCGCGCTGGGGGCGATCTCCATGATCCGGCCGAGATAGAGCACGATCACCCGGTCGCAGACATATTCCACCACGGCGAGGTCGTGGGAGATGAACAGCATGGTCAGCCCCAGCCGTGCCTGCAGGCCGCGCATCAGGTTGACCACCTGCGCCTGGATCGACACGTCGAGCGCCGAGACCGGCTCGTCGGCGACCAGGAACTCCGGCTGCAGCGTCAGCGCCCGGGCGATGCCGATGCGCTGGCGCTGGCCGCCGGAGAATTCGTGGGCATAGCGGTCGAGCGCGTCCGCCGGCAGCTCCACCTCACCCAGCGCCCGGCGCGCCCGCTCCAGCCGCTCGCGGCGCGTGCCGATGCCCTGGATGTCGAGGCCCTCGGTCAGGATCTCGCCGATGGTCATGCGCGGCGACAGGCTGGCGAAGGGGTCCTGGAAGACATATTGCAGGCGCCGGCGCATGCGGCGCATCTCCCCGGTGGGGAGCGTGACGAGGTCGCGGCCGTCGAACACCACCGATCCGGCGCTCGGCTCGATCAGGCGCAGCACCGAGCGGCCGATCGTGGTCTTGCCGCTGCCGGATTCGCCGACCAGCCCGACCACCTCGCCGCGGCCGACGTCGAAGGAGATGTCGTGCAGGATGCGCAAGCCGCCGGCGCCGCGCGGGCCGTAATCCTTGGCGAGGTTGCGGACGGAAAGGAGCGCGCCAGTCATGCCGGGATTCATGCCGCGATCTCCCGCCAGCGCAGGCAGCGGCTGCCATGGCCGCCGCCGGTGTCGACGATTGCGGGCGGCGCGAGGGTGCAGGCCGCCTCGGCATGGCGGCAGCGCGGCGCGAAGGCGCAGCCGGGCGGCATGGCCCGCAGGCTTGGCACCGTGCCGGCAATGGCGGGCAGCGGCCGGCCGGACTGCCGCAGCGCCGTGGCCGTGCCGAGCCGCGGCGTCGAGGCCAGCAGGCCGATGGTGTAGGGATGGCGCGGGCGCCGGAACACCGCCTCGACCGGCCCCTCCTCGACCACCCGCCCGGCATACATCACCGCGACGCGCTGGGCGATCTCGGCGACGACACCGAGATTGTGGGTGACGAACAGCATGCTCATGCCCCGCTCGCGCTGCAGCTTGCGCAGGAGGTCGAGAATCTGCGCCTGGATGGTCACGTCGAGCGCCGTGGTCGGCTCGTCCGCGATCAGGAGCGTCGGGTCGCAGGCGAGCGCCATGGCGATGGTGGCGCGCTGGCGCATGCCGCCGGAGAGCTCGTGCGGATATTGCCCCGCCCGCCGGCCGGGATCGGCGATGCCGACCTGGCCCATCAGGGCGATCGCCGCCTCGCGCGCCGCGCGCCGATCCGCGCCGCGGTGGACGCGCAGCGGCTCGCCGATCTGGTCGCCGAGCGTGTAGACCGGGTTGAGGCTGGTCAGCGGCTCCTGGAACACCATGGCGACGTCGTTGCCGCGGATCCGGCGCAGCGCCTCGCCCTCGAGCACGGCGAGGTCGCGCACCACGCCGTCCTTGCCGGTGAGGCGCACGCTTCCGGCGGCGATCCGCCCGGTCCCGGCCGGCAGCAGGCCCATGATCGACAGGCTGGTGACCGACTTGCCGGATCCAGATTCGCCGACCAGCGCCAGGGTCTCGCCGGCCGCGATGCTGAGGTCGAGGCCGGCCACGGCGGTGATCTCGCCGCCACGCCCGCGGAAGACGGTGGTGAGGCCGCTGATGGCGAGGGTGGGCTGCGTCGAGCCGATCGTCGGACGCGACGCCGGCCATTCCCCTCCCCCTTGTGGAGAGGGGTTAGGGGTGGGGGTCGTTGACATCGGGCGCGCCCTGTCCTGTTCGACCCCCACCCTTCATCCCTCCCCACAAGGGGGAGGGAGGGCACAGGCGTCGCGTCGAGCTCCGACCACATGGCGTCTCGCCCCGCCGAACAGCCATACCTTTCCTCCGCTGCAGTCCTTCAGGGCGTCTCATCCCAGCAGCCCCGCTGCGCGCAGGATCGGGTCGATCCGTGCCGCCTCGGCCTCGTCGAGCGTGCGTTGCGGGCGCGCCATCACATTGGTGGCGATGATGCCGAGCCGGCGCATCGCGGTCTTGAAGCCGCCGACGCCGGCGGCGCCCGAACTGGTGCGCGGCAGGCCGACGAAGACGATCTCGAACAGGCGGCAGAGCCGCTCCTGCTCGGCCCGCGCCGCCGCCCAGTCGCCGCGGCGGGCGGCATCCCACAGGCGGACATAGCCGTGCGGGTCGACATTGCCGAGGCCGGGCACCACGCCGTGCGCACCGGCGGCCAGCGCGGAATCGACCACGATCTCCGAGCCGGTCATCAGGAAGATGTCGGGCCGGTCGGCGAGGTCGAGCAGCGCCATGCGGAAATTGCCGTCGTCACCGCTGGAATCCTTCAGGCCCGCGATCGTGCCCTCGCGGGCGAGCGCGACGACGCCGGCTCGGTCGAGCTTGACGTGGACGCAGACCGGGATGTCGTAGGCGACGACCGGCAGGTCGACCGCCGCCTTGACATAGCGGAAATGGTCGAGGATCTCCGGCTGGCTGGTGCGGGTGTAGAACGGCGCGGTGACGACCACGGCGTCGACGCCGATCGCCTTGGCCGCTCTGGCATGGGCGATGACCCGGTCGGTGGTCGGGTCGATCACCCCGGCCAGGATCCTGGCGCGGCCGTTCACCACCCGGACGGTGTGCTCGATGATGGCGCGCCGCGCCGCCTCGTCGTGGAACACCACCTCGCTGGTCGAGCCGAGCACGAACAGCCCGTGCACGCCGCCGGCGATCAGGTGCTCCAGCACGCGGGTGTAGGACGGGAAGTCCACGGTGAAGTCGTCGTTCAGCGGGACGACGACGGGGGGAATGACGCCGGAGAAGGTCATGGTCTGCCTGGGGTTGGGGTCAATGGAGGTCGGATCGGGGGTCGAAGGCGTCGCGCAGGCCGTCGCCGACGAAATTGATGGCGAGCACGGCCAGCACCAGCGCCGCGCCGGGGAACAGCCATTGCCAGGCATATTGCTCCAGCACGATGGTGCTGCGCGCCGCGTTCAGCATGTTGCCCCAGCTCGCCTCGGGCGGCGGCACGCCGAGGCCGAGGAAGGAGAGGCCGGCTTCGAGCAGGATGGCGTTGGCGACCTGCAGCGTCGCATAGACCACCAGGATGTCGATCGCGTTGGGCAGGCCGTGGCGCCAGAGCAGATGGCCGAGGCCGGCGCCCATGCCGCGCGCGGCGACGACGAAGTCGCGCTCGCGCAGCTCCAGGAGCCGGGCCCGCACCATGCGCGCCAGCACCGGCCAGGACAGGAGCGCGATGACGACGATGGTCGGGCTGATGCCCGACCCGGTGATCGAAGCGAGCACCAGGAGGAAGATCACCGGCGGCAGCGTCATGGCGAGGTCGACCAGGCGCATGGCGGCGGCGTCGACGAGGCGAGGACCGAAGGCCGACACCGCGCCGACGAGGAAGCCGATCAGGGTGGAAAGCGCCACCGAGCAGGCCGCTACCAGGAGCGAGATCCGCCCGCCCTGCATCACGCGGGCAAGCACGTCGCGGCCGACGCCGTCGGTTCCGAACCAGTGGCGCAGCGTCGGGCCCTTGTTCATGGCGACGAGGTCGATGTCGTTCGGCCGGTGGCCGAGCCAGAGCGGATAGGCCAGCACCAGGACCAGCAGCGGCACGATGATGGCGAGGCCCGCCAGCGCCGCGCCGTTGCCGGCGAAGCGGCGCAGGGCCCGGCCGGTCGGACCGTCGGGGCGCGGCGTTAGGCGCCAGGCCATCTCAGGCGACCTTGATGCGCGGATCGATGGCGGCATAGGCAATGTCCGTGACGAGGTTAGCCAGGATCACGCAGGCGCCGATGACCAGCGTCGCCCCCATGATCACGGGGTAGTCGCGGCTCTCCACCGCCTTGACCAGCAGGAGGCCCATGCCGGGCCAGTTGAACACGCTCTCGATGAAGATCGCCCCGCCGACGGCGATGCCGATGGTCGAGCCGATCAGGGTGACCACCGGCAGCAGGGCGTTGCGCAGGGCGTGCTTGAGGATGACCCAGCGCTCGCGCACGCCCTTGGCCCGGGCGGTGCGGACATAGTCCTGGCTCATCACTTCCAGCAGCGAGGCCCGCATGTAGCGCATGATCGGTGCCGCCTGGCCGATCGAGAGCAGCAGCGCCGGCAGGACGAGATGGGCGAGGACGTCGCCGGGGCCGGCGGCGCCCCCGGGCGTGGTCATGCCGCCGGCCGGGGCCCAGTGCAGCTTCACCGCGAAGAGATAGACGCCGATCAGCGCCGTGAGGAAGGCCGGGCTGGAAATGCCGACCAGGGCGAGCACGGAGAGCGAGACATCGGTGCCGGAATTGCGCCGCACCGCGCCGGCGATGCCGGCGAGGATGCCGACGACGATGGCGAGGCCGAGGGCCGCGCCCATCAGGAGCAGCGTCGGGCCGATCCGCGACAGCACCAGGCCGAGCACCGGCTCGCCGAAGCGCTGGAGCGAGAAGCCGAGATCGCCCGACAGGGCGCGGGCGAGCCAGGCGAGATATTGCACCGGCAGCGGCAGGTCGAGGCCGAGCCGGGTGCGCAGCGCCGCGACATCGGCCGGCGACATCGGCACGGTCGGGTTGATATAGGCGTCGGCCGGATCGCCCGGCGTCAGCCGCAGCAGCACGAAGACCAGCAGGCTGAGGGCGACCAGCATGGCCGCCCCGATCGCGAGGCGGCGGAGGCAGAAGCGCAGCATGGCGTTTTCTCCGCGGCGGGTGGGGGACGTCGCCTGTTTGGGACTCGACAATTCCGTCAGGGGCGGGCTGGTCCCACGACTGTCCGGAAAAAGCTTCCTGTGCTCAGCGGCTGCAAAATTCTTCTTGAGGCGCAACCGCTTGCCGTCATGGACGGGCTTGTCCCGTCCATCCACGCGAACGCAACGCCGGCCGGTGTTCGCGTGGATGGGCGGATCAAGTCCGCCCATGACGGTCGCGTTTCCTCGATCCTACTGCCCCACCGCCCATGTCTCCGGATGAGCCTGATACGGTCCGCCGCCGGGCGCCGGCGTCCAGACGAAGTTCTTGAGCTTCGTCGAGGCCACGCCGTAGCGCTTGGCGACCCACAGCGTCGCCCAGGGCAGCTGCGCATTCATCGCCTTGCAGACGTCGCGATAGCGGTCGGCGCGTTTGGCTTCGTCGGTCTCGGCCAGGGCTGCGTCGAAGGCGGCGCTCACCTCCGGCATTCGGATATGCAGGAAGTTGGCGCCGGCCGGCGGGATCTGCTTCTCGTTGAGGCCGACATTGAGGTTGCTGGGGTCCGGGCCGTTCTGCAGGCCGGCATAGACCAGCGGGAACTGGGCCGGGTCGGGCTTGGCGGCCATGATCGTGCCGTTATAGGTCGGGGTATCGACCGCCCGCGGCACGACGTTGATACCGACCTGGCCGAGCATCGCCTGGATCGCCGCCAGGACATTGGTGGCCAGCGGCGTGTTGTAATAGGTCAGCACGGTGATCGGCTTGTCGCCGTTGAGCTTGTCCCAGCCCGCCTCCTGCAGCAGCTGGCGCGCCTTGTCGGGGTCGTAGGCATAGGGGTCGGCATCGGCCGGCACCAGGCGCTCGGCGACATAGCCGCAATTGGCCGGCGCCGCGGCGCCCTTGTAGAGGCTCTGGATGATGGCGTTGCGGTCGATGGCGTGCATCACCGCCTGGCGCACGCGCAGGTCCTTCCACAGCGGCAGCTCCTGGTTGAAGCCGAGATAGTTGACCACGTAGGAATTGCCCTCGATCACCCGGAAGCTGCCGGCGTCGGTCAGGGTGGGCACGTCGTCGGCGTCGACATAGCTGAACTGGATCTCGCCGGCGCGCAGGGCCGCGACCGCCGCGGCGGTGTTGCCGAAATAGCGGTTGATGATCCGCGACACCGCCGGCTTGCCGCCGCGATAGTCGGGATTGGCGGCGAGCTCGACATATTGGTCGGTGACATAGCGGCCGAACTTGAACGGCCCGGTGCCGATCGGCGTGGTCGACCACCAGGCGTTCTTGGCCAGCGCATCGGGCGCGATGCCGGCCAGCGCGTGCTGCGGCAGCATCATCACCTTGGTCAGGACGTCGAGCAGGCCGGAGCTCGGCTTGGAAAGCTTGAGCACCACCGTCCGCTCGTCCGGCGTCTCGACCGCGGCGATGGCGGCGAGGCGCGCGGCGAACACGGTGCCGCTCGTGCCCTGCTTGGCGAGCTCGATGGTGAACTTCGCGTCCTTGGCCGTGAAGGGCTGGCCGTCGTGCCATTTGGCGTCGGCGAGGTGGAAGGTGTAGGCGAGCTGGTCGGGGCTCGTCTCGAACCGGTCGGCCAGGACGCCGACGATCGTTTCCAGCTTGTCGTCATAGGCGACGAGCGGCTCGAAATAGAGGCTGAGCCAGGTGAAGCCGGCGGTGGCGGCCAGCGGGTTGAAATTGCCCTGGAAGCCGCCCGGCCCGACATCGAAGCCGCCGGTGATCACCGCCTCCTCGGCCCGCGCCGGGGCGCCGACGGCGGCGCCCAGCAGCGCGGCGCAGAGCGCGAACGCCGACGTCATGGTTCTCAAGCTCATGTCTCCCTCCCCTTTGTTGTCCTCGGAGCGGCCGCCTCAGCGCGCCAGCACGCTCCGGATGCCCCGGTAGTGGCGTTCGAGCCTGTCACGCGCCCGGACGGCGTCGCGGGCGACGACGGCGTCGTAGATCTCCTCGTGGTCGCGCCAGGTGGCGATCGGGTCCGGGTTGCCCAGGCTGAAGAAGCCGGACGCCTTGTGGAAGGCGACCCAGAAGATCTCGATCAGCCGGTCGAGCACGCGGTTGCCGAGGCAGCGGAACAGCAGGCGGTGGAACTGCTGGTCCTCCTCCGGAAAGGCTTCGCCCCGCTCGGCCTTGGCGCGCATGGCATCGAGCGTCAGGCGCAGGGCCGCGAGGTCGGCTTCGCCGATGGCGGTGACGCAATCGGCGATCAGGCCGAATTCCAGCGTGCAGCGGATCTGCAGGACGTCGCCGACATCCCTGAGCTCGCGGCCGAGGCCGTAGGGCAGATGGTCGAGCAGGGGGTCGAAGGAGAAGTCGCGCACGAAGACGCCGATGCCGCGCCGCGTCTCGATGATGCCGACCGATTCCAGCGCCTTGATCGCCTCGCGCACCGAGTTGCGGCTGACCCCGAGCCGCTGGGCGAGCTCGCCCTCGGGCGGCAGCGCCGCGCCGGGCTTGAGCTGCGCCTCGTCGATATAGGCCTTGAGGCTCTCCTGCACCGAGACGTGCAGCAGCGGCGGCCGGTCGAGGCGCTTGATGGTGGGCATGCCCGCTCCCGGAGAGGACGCCGGCCGAGCGCCGGCTCTGATGCGCACCCATATCCACTTGTAGGATATCCGTCAAGCTTGGGGAACGCACCATGCTGGCCGTGCAGCCTTGAAGTGACGCCTCCGCTCGCGCTAGGGCATGGGCACACCAAGCGGGACAACGCCCATGCCCTCCTCCCTTCGTGGCCGCATCATCCTGGTCACCGGCGCCTCGCGCGGCATCGGCCGCGCCGCGGCCCTGGCTCTCGCCGCCGAGGGTGCGACCGTGGTCGGCGTCGCCCGCACGCTCGCCGCCATGGACGGGCTGCAGGACGCGGCGAAGGCCGTCGGCGGCGACCTCTTCGCCGCCGCCGTCGACATGGCGGACGCGCCGCGGATCCACGAGCTCGCCGACCTCGTCGGCACCCGCTACGGCCGGCTCGACGGGCTGTTCGGCAATGCCGGGCTGCTCGGCCCCAAGGCGCCGATCGGCGAAATGTCGGGCCGGGACTGGGATTATGCGATTTCGGTGAATCTGACTGCGAACTGGCATCTCCTGCACGAGTTCGACCCGCTGCTGCGCCGCTCCGACGCCGGCCGCGCCCTGTTCGTCACCTCGGGCGTCGCCTGGAAGCGCCACGCCGGCTGGACGCCCTATGCCGCCACCAAGGCGGGGCTGGAGGCCATGGTCGGCGTCTATGCCAACGAGGTGGCGGACACCCCGGTGCGCGCCAACCTGATCAGCCCCGGGCCGATCCGCACCGAGCTGCGGGTCGAGGCCTGGCCCGACGAGGACCCCGCGACCGTGCCGACGCCGGAGGAGCTGGCGCCCGCCATCGTCATGCTGCTGTCGCCCGGCTTCACCGAGAACGGTGTCATCTACGACTATAGGGAGCACCGGGTGACTCGGCATCAGCCACCGGCCTGAACCACGGATTCACGCTTCCCGCAGCTTTGCCGGCGGGCCGCGGCCGCCCGTGCTAGTGTGCCCGGCAGGATCGGACCGATGCTGCTGCGCGCCACCGCCCTCTTCCTGTTCGCCGTCCTCGCCGCGCCTGCGCTGGCGCAGACGCAGGATCGCGGCTGCGACATCGAGACCTCTTCCTATGTCGTGGTGAAGCCGCCGACCCCGCGGCCGCCGACCGGCCCGGTCGTCGCCGTGCCGCAGACGCCCTGCCCGACGCTGCCGGACCAATGGGACGGCGCCGTCGGCCCGATCGGCGTCGGCATCGAGATCAAGCCGCCGCGCCGCGGGCATCGGCCGGCTGAGAGAGAGGCAGGGGTGACGGACTAAACGGCGCAAAGGCATAGTCGGCCGCAGTGGACAGGCGGCCGACCTCCGCATGACCATGTGATCGGCGGGCCGTTCACGCTGACGCTTAGGCCCTTCGTGGCGTTCGGGATAGGCCAAGACATGAGCCAGAAATTGCTCGGAGCAGCACGTCTTTTCGCGAGTCACTATCAGATCGTCATTTGCGACGATCCGAGGAAGATCGGCAGCGACTTCGCGAACTGGAAAGACGACAAAGGGAATCGAGGTTTTGCAGGGTCGCCGACGTTCCGCTCGGTAGGCACGGAAGCCGACCTCAACGACCACTGGGTAGAGTTGGTGCTGTCAGACGAACCGCCAGACCTTGAAGAGTGGCAGCGCGTCACCTGCGTCGATTTTCGTTCCGACAGCGGAGCCGTGTCCGTCATGTCGGTGATCGACGACGTGCCGCCCATCTCCGCCACTATTGGTCAGGGCGAGTACACCGCTTTTGTTGCCGCCCAGAATGTCGGGGTTGACCAACTGAGTCTGGCCGAAGAGCACGAACTGAGCGACGCGGAGCTGGCTGCTCGAAAAGATCTCGAATGGTACCGAATATTCCTGGTTGCTGGAAAGCCGCAAACCGTCGGGAGGATCGTTGACCGCACCGACGCAGCCGACTGAGTCTGGACTTGAGCCTGTTGCCATGGATATTCGCCCGATCCGCTCCGACGAGGACCTCACGGCCGCTCTCCATGAGGTGGAAACCCTTTGGAGCGCCGAACCCGGTACTCCTGAGGCGGACAAGCTCGAGGTTCTGACCACCCTCATCGAAGCTTACGAGGCCAGGCATCACCCGATTCCCGAAGCGGACCCGATCGGTATGATTCGCTTCTTCATGGAAGAACTGGGCCATACCCAGACCGAATTGGCGGAACTGCTCGGCTCGAGGTCGCGGGCCTCGGAAGTCCTCAACCGCCGGCGTCCCCTGACACTCCACCAGATCTACAGGCTCAACCGGGAATGGGGCATCCCCGCCGACGCCCTGGTCACCCCCTATCCTGTCTCGGAAATCGCGCGCAAACGTGCGTGACGATTGTGTGAGAAATGGTGCCGACGCCCACCGTCAAGCCAGCACGCCTTCTGGAAACGCGCCGAGGAGGTGGTCGACGAAAGCCCGGATCTTTGCGCTCGCGAGCCGGCGCGAGGCATGCAGCACCCAGAGTTCCGTGGGCGGGCCATGCTGGGTGCCCCAGCTCGTCAGGCGCCCGGCGGCGACGTCGGCTCCGACCAGGGATTGCGGAAGCAGGCCCGCGCCGGCGCCCGCGCGCACGGCATCCCGCACCATCAGCTGGGACGACAGGCGCAGCACCGGCTGCGGGGCGAGCGGCGCACCGAAGCCCTCGACATGCCAGAGCGGCTCGGCCGGCGCGTTCGTGCGCACGACCGCGGGAAAGCCTCCCAGATTCTGGCCGCTCGGCGGCCCATGGGCCGGCGTGGCGACGACGATCTGGCGGTCCCTGAGGAAGCAGCGTCCCACCAGCGCGTCGTCGGCGCGCGGGTTGATGCGGATCACCGCGTCATATCCCTCCGCGACCAGATCCACCGGTCGGTCCTCCGCCGTCACCTCCAGCTGCACGTCGGGATAGCGGGTCGAGAAGGCGGCGGCGATCCGGCCCATGGCGATGTGGGAGAAGAGGATGGGCGCGCTGACCCGCAGGCGCCCGCGGGGCCGGTCGCGCCCGGCGCTCACCGCCTCTCCGGCCTCGTGGATTTCGCCCAGCAACCCCTCCGTACGGACGAGCAGGGCCGAGCCCTCCTCCGTTAGCCGAAGGACGCGCCCGCCCCGCTCGAACAGGCGGACACCGAGGCCGTCCTCCAGCTCGATGACCCGCCTGGACAGCGTGGCCTTGGGGCGGCCGGTCCTGCGGCTCGCCGCGCCGAAGCCGCCGTTCGAGGCCACCAGCACGAAATCGGAAAGCGCCGAAAGGTCCATATCCGTCTCATTTCCGGGACAAGCCGTCTATAGTTTCGATCTTAATCCGCACATTCGGGACGGTCTATGAGTCCTCATCGAAAGGAGCAAGACCATGACCCGAACCACCCCTGAATCGGCAAGCCACCCGCGAGCGCCCACGATCCCTGCGAGAGGCCGCGCCCTCCGTCTCCACGCCTATGGCGGCCCGGAGACGGTCTCGATCGACAGCGTCGAGACGCCCGTCCCCGGCCCGGGCCAGGTCCTCATCCAGGTGAAGGCGGCGGGCGTGAACGGCCTCGACTGGAAAGCCCGCGAGGGCTATGTCCGCGATGCCTTTCCCCTCGTCCTGCCCGTCACGCTCGGGCTGGAGCTCGCCGGCGTCGTGCTGCAGGCCGAGGCCGGCGTCGGGCATCTCCGGCCCGGCGACCGCGTCATGGGACCCCTGGCCGGCTTCGGCGCCTATGCAGATTTCGTCGCGGTCGACGCCGGGAAGCTGTGCCTGGTACCCGACGGGCTGTCGGACGTGGAGGCTGCCGCGCTACCGGTCGCCTCGTTGACCGCCTGGCAGCTGCTGGAGGCCACCGGCGTCGCGCTCCCGGGCCGGCGGGTGCTGATCCACGGTGCGGCCGGCGGCGTCGGCGGCTTTGCCGTCCAGTTCGCCAAGTCCGCCGGCGCGACCGTGTTCGCCACCGCCTCGGCGCGCAGCCGCGCGCATGTGCTGCACCTCGGGGCCGACGAGGTGATCGACTATGCCGCCGGGCGCTTCGAAGAGAAGGTCGGCGATATCGACGTGGTTGTCGACCTGATCGGGGGCGATGTGCCGGATCGCTCCTGGTCCGTCCTGGGGCCATCGGGCGTGATGATCAGCACGACCACGCCGGATATTGCCGCGCGGACGCTGCCCGGCCGGCGCGGGATCTGGTTCGTGAATCGGCCCAACGCATCGCGCTTGCACGAGATCGCCGAAGCGGTGGCCTCCGGCAGGCTGAAATCGGCGATCGCGGAGACGGTCGGTTTCGGCGAGCTCCCGGCCGCCATCGAGCGCAACCGCACCGGCCATGCGCCGGGGAAGATCGTGGTCGACCTCGGCCGCTGACCCGGCTCCGAAGCGGGAAACCACCGATTCGATCGACGCGGACGGGCCCTACCCACCACACCGCATCGCCACGGAGCCCACGCCCCCTGCCGGGTCGTGGGCTTTGCTTTGGCCGGTCTGCACAAGTCCCGCCGCGGACGCACGGGGATGGACACCCCATCGCAATATCCCGCCTTGACAGCCCTCTCCGTCTCTGCAAATTTTTACACCAACGACAAAAAATTACAGGGTGGATGAGCGCGTGGCCCAGGCCCTCGGTGCAGCCGTGATCGACGAGGAGGCCTCGCTCGCCACCCGGGCCGCATGGCTCTATTTCGCCGGCGGCTTCACCCAGGCGGAGGTGGCGGCGCGGCTCAACGTGCCGAGCGTCAAGGCCCATCGCCTGATCTCCCGCGCCAGCCGCGATGGCCTGATCCGCGTCTTCGTCGACGGTCCGGTGGCCGAATGCTTCCATCTGGAGGAAGCGATCAAGCAGCGCTGGGGCATCGAGTTCTGCCATGTCTCGCCCGATATCGGCGAGAGCGGCCTGCCGCTGAAGACGCTCGGGCTCGCCGGCGCCGCCTTCCTGCGCTCGCAGCTGGAATCGGGCGGCGAGATGGTGATCGGCATCGGCCATGGCCGCACCCTGGCTGCCGCCGTCGCCCATCTGCCGCAGGTACCGGGCACGAAGGCCAGGTTCGTCTCGCTGCTCGGCGGCCTCACCCGCAAGTTCTCCGCCAGCCCCTTCGATGTCATCCATCGCCTGGCCGAGCGCACCGGCGCCGAGGCCTATGTCATGCCGATGCCGGTGTTCGCCAACACCGCCGCGG from Labrys wisconsinensis harbors:
- a CDS encoding ABC transporter substrate-binding protein, which translates into the protein MSLRTMTSAFALCAALLGAAVGAPARAEEAVITGGFDVGPGGFQGNFNPLAATAGFTWLSLYFEPLVAYDDKLETIVGVLADRFETSPDQLAYTFHLADAKWHDGQPFTAKDAKFTIELAKQGTSGTVFAARLAAIAAVETPDERTVVLKLSKPSSGLLDVLTKVMMLPQHALAGIAPDALAKNAWWSTTPIGTGPFKFGRYVTDQYVELAANPDYRGGKPAVSRIINRYFGNTAAAVAALRAGEIQFSYVDADDVPTLTDAGSFRVIEGNSYVVNYLGFNQELPLWKDLRVRQAVMHAIDRNAIIQSLYKGAAAPANCGYVAERLVPADADPYAYDPDKARQLLQEAGWDKLNGDKPITVLTYYNTPLATNVLAAIQAMLGQVGINVVPRAVDTPTYNGTIMAAKPDPAQFPLVYAGLQNGPDPSNLNVGLNEKQIPPAGANFLHIRMPEVSAAFDAALAETDEAKRADRYRDVCKAMNAQLPWATLWVAKRYGVASTKLKNFVWTPAPGGGPYQAHPETWAVGQ
- a CDS encoding ABC transporter permease, coding for MLRFCLRRLAIGAAMLVALSLLVFVLLRLTPGDPADAYINPTVPMSPADVAALRTRLGLDLPLPVQYLAWLARALSGDLGFSLQRFGEPVLGLVLSRIGPTLLLMGAALGLAIVVGILAGIAGAVRRNSGTDVSLSVLALVGISSPAFLTALIGVYLFAVKLHWAPAGGMTTPGGAAGPGDVLAHLVLPALLLSIGQAAPIMRYMRASLLEVMSQDYVRTARAKGVRERWVILKHALRNALLPVVTLIGSTIGIAVGGAIFIESVFNWPGMGLLLVKAVESRDYPVIMGATLVIGACVILANLVTDIAYAAIDPRIKVA
- a CDS encoding ABC transporter ATP-binding protein, which translates into the protein MSTTPTPNPSPQGGGEWPASRPTIGSTQPTLAISGLTTVFRGRGGEITAVAGLDLSIAAGETLALVGESGSGKSVTSLSIMGLLPAGTGRIAAGSVRLTGKDGVVRDLAVLEGEALRRIRGNDVAMVFQEPLTSLNPVYTLGDQIGEPLRVHRGADRRAAREAAIALMGQVGIADPGRRAGQYPHELSGGMRQRATIAMALACDPTLLIADEPTTALDVTIQAQILDLLRKLQRERGMSMLFVTHNLGVVAEIAQRVAVMYAGRVVEEGPVEAVFRRPRHPYTIGLLASTPRLGTATALRQSGRPLPAIAGTVPSLRAMPPGCAFAPRCRHAEAACTLAPPAIVDTGGGHGSRCLRWREIAA
- a CDS encoding ABC transporter permease, with protein sequence MAWRLTPRPDGPTGRALRRFAGNGAALAGLAIIVPLLVLVLAYPLWLGHRPNDIDLVAMNKGPTLRHWFGTDGVGRDVLARVMQGGRISLLVAACSVALSTLIGFLVGAVSAFGPRLVDAAAMRLVDLAMTLPPVIFLLVLASITGSGISPTIVVIALLSWPVLARMVRARLLELRERDFVVAARGMGAGLGHLLWRHGLPNAIDILVVYATLQVANAILLEAGLSFLGLGVPPPEASWGNMLNAARSTIVLEQYAWQWLFPGAALVLAVLAINFVGDGLRDAFDPRSDLH
- a CDS encoding ABC transporter ATP-binding protein, producing MTGALLSVRNLAKDYGPRGAGGLRILHDISFDVGRGEVVGLVGESGSGKTTIGRSVLRLIEPSAGSVVFDGRDLVTLPTGEMRRMRRRLQYVFQDPFASLSPRMTIGEILTEGLDIQGIGTRRERLERARRALGEVELPADALDRYAHEFSGGQRQRIGIARALTLQPEFLVADEPVSALDVSIQAQVVNLMRGLQARLGLTMLFISHDLAVVEYVCDRVIVLYLGRIMEIAPSAALYATPQHPYTRALLSAIPSPDLDRPRERQVLRGDIPSPASPPSGCVFRTRCPAAIAACAETVPPLRVVGEGHLKACIRDDI
- a CDS encoding dihydrodipicolinate synthase family protein; translated protein: MTFSGVIPPVVVPLNDDFTVDFPSYTRVLEHLIAGGVHGLFVLGSTSEVVFHDEAARRAIIEHTVRVVNGRARILAGVIDPTTDRVIAHARAAKAIGVDAVVVTAPFYTRTSQPEILDHFRYVKAAVDLPVVAYDIPVCVHVKLDRAGVVALAREGTIAGLKDSSGDDGNFRMALLDLADRPDIFLMTGSEIVVDSALAAGAHGVVPGLGNVDPHGYVRLWDAARRGDWAAARAEQERLCRLFEIVFVGLPRTSSGAAGVGGFKTAMRRLGIIATNVMARPQRTLDEAEAARIDPILRAAGLLG